The genome window CGCAAATTCGTGCGGCCCGCCAGCAACATCACCAAACGGTCAAGACCAAAAGCAATTCCGCCATGCGGTGGAGTTCCATATTCGAATGCTTCGAGCAGGTAGCCAAATTTCTCATTCGCTACTTCTGGAGAGAGTCCAAGGGCAGCAAACATTTTCTCCTGAACGTCACGTTTGTAGATACGCATCGAACCGCCACCTACTTCATAACCATTGAGAACAAGGTCATAGGCTTGAGCACGAATAGCACCCGGATCTGTGTCGAACAGATGTACATCTTCGTCTTTTGGACGTGTGAACGGATGGTGTTCTGCCACATAACGTTTGGCGTCTTCATCATATCCAAGGAGTGGGAAGTCCACAACCCAAGCAAATTTGAATTTGCTGTCATCGATCAGGCCGAGTTGACGGCCGATTTTCAGACGCAATGCGCCCAGTACGTCAGCAACCACTTTTTTCGTGTCTGCGGAGAAGAGCAACAAGTCGCCATCCTCAGCACCTGTACGTTCTTTGACAGCTTCGATCTCTTCAGGAGTGAAGAACTTCACGATTGGCCCTTTGAACTCGCCGTCTTTTACTTGAATCCAAGCCAGACCTTTCGCACCGTAACGTGCAGCAAATGGTCCGAGATCATCGATCTCTTTACGACTCCATGTGCCACAGCCTTTAGCGTTGAGCACTTTCACTTCTCCACCTTTTTCGATGACGGAAGCAAATACTTTCACACCACTGTTTGCTACGATATCGTTCATTTCAACCAGTTCCATACCGAAACGCAGATCTGGTTTGTCTGAACCGTATTTACCCATTGCATCTGCATACGTAATCCGTTGGAAAGGCAGTTCCAGCTCAATGCCTTTGGTTTCACGCAACAATTTGGCCATCAGTTCTTCCATCATTGGCAGCAGGTCATCCTGTTGCAGGAAGGAAGCCTCGATGTCGACTTGCGTGAATTCGGGTTGACGGTCTGCACGAAGATCCTCATCCCGGAAACAGCGAGCGATCTGATAATAACGCTCAAGTCCACCCACCATCAGCAATTGTTTGTAGATTTGTGGGGATTGTGGCAAAGCGAAGAATTCACCTTCATGCACACGGCTCGGTACGAGATAATCACGCGCACCTTCCGGGGAGCTCTTCGTCAGGATTGGTGTTTCCACTTCAACGAACTCTTCTCCATCCAGATAGTCACGGAACACTTTGGATGCTTTGGAACGCAGTTTCAGTGTTTCGAACATTTCCGGACGACGCAGGTCCAGGTAACGATATTTCAAACGAAGGGATTCATCCACTTCTACACCATCTTCGATGAAGAATGGAGGTGTTTTGGCTGCATTCAGCACTTCAATTTCAGTGATTTGAACTTCAATTTCGCCAGTAGGCAGATTTTTGTTCACTGTTTCTGCATCACGTTTAACGACTTTACCCGTTACAGCGATAACATACTCGCTACGTACACGATCTGCAATTTGCAGAGCTTCGCCGGAATAAGCCGGGTTAAAGACAACTTGTACAATCCCGCTGCGGTCACGCAGATCGATGAAGAGTACGCCCCCCAAGTCACGACGGGTTTGAACCCAACCGTTCAATGTTACTGTTTCACCGATGTGTGCGGGTGTTAATGCGCCGCAATGATGACTTCTTTTCATAACCAAACTCCTCATTATGTGAATTTCCGTTCTGCATGGGCAAGTGGTACCTGCTCTTCAACAGTCCGGTTACGTGTAGATCATGTATTCGAAAAGGCTTGTTACCTCTGGCTCACCAGCTCCCAATTCGTTGGAAACGTTGATGAACCTCAGTAATTTTGCCGGATCAATGTGTTAATGGAACGTTTTAATCTCCATTTTACAGTTCGTGCTTATTTACTTTCGCGAATGGCTGCTACCAGATCATCAAGCTTCACGGTTTGTTGCTCTCCCGTATCCATCGACTTGAGGGCGATCTCACCACGCTCCAGCTCGTCATCACCAAGGATGGCGGTATAGCGGGATTTGAAACGGTCAGCCGATTTCATCTGGGCTTTCATCTTGCGGCCCAGATAATCACGTTCCCCAGACAGTCCAGACTGACGAATTTTGAACAACAGTCGGTTCACTTCACGATCAGCGGCCTCTCCCAGAGCAACAAAGTACACATCCAGTGGAGCGAGCGTAGTCACCTCAATATTTTGGTGCTCCAGAATCAGTTGAATACGCTCCAGACCAATACCGAAGCCGATGCCCGGCTGATCAGGTCCGCCGATATCTCCAACGAGACCATTGTACCGGCCACCGCCACCAACCGTATCAATTGCTCCAATCCCTTGGGCTTTTAATTCAAACGCAGTCAGCGTGTAATAATCCAAGCCCCGTACCAGACGATTGTTCACAGCATAATCTACTCCGAAATCATCCAGGTATGCCTGCAGCTTGGCAAAGTGATTCAAAGACTCTTCATCCAGGCTATCCAGTATGGAAGGCGCCCCTACGAATTTGTCCTGATCGACTTTGCAGTCGAGTACACGCAGCGGATTGCGCTCCATGCGAGACTGGCAGTCCTTGCACAGGCTGTCTTTCATCG of Paenibacillus sp. FSL R5-0517 contains these proteins:
- the hisS gene encoding histidine--tRNA ligase, with the protein product MAFQKPTGTQDLLPGVVEKWQYVEEKARDLCRRFNYREIRTPIFEQTSLFVRGVGETTDIVEKEMYTFDDKGNRSMTLRPEGTAGVVRAYVENKIYGEPDVSKLYYIGPMFRYERPQAGRQRQFHQFGVEAIGALDPAIDAEVIALGYQLCVELGLKDVKVEINSVGNSTSRAEYRETLLGFLRPMKDSLCKDCQSRMERNPLRVLDCKVDQDKFVGAPSILDSLDEESLNHFAKLQAYLDDFGVDYAVNNRLVRGLDYYTLTAFELKAQGIGAIDTVGGGGRYNGLVGDIGGPDQPGIGFGIGLERIQLILEHQNIEVTTLAPLDVYFVALGEAADREVNRLLFKIRQSGLSGERDYLGRKMKAQMKSADRFKSRYTAILGDDELERGEIALKSMDTGEQQTVKLDDLVAAIRESK
- the aspS gene encoding aspartate--tRNA ligase; translated protein: MKRSHHCGALTPAHIGETVTLNGWVQTRRDLGGVLFIDLRDRSGIVQVVFNPAYSGEALQIADRVRSEYVIAVTGKVVKRDAETVNKNLPTGEIEVQITEIEVLNAAKTPPFFIEDGVEVDESLRLKYRYLDLRRPEMFETLKLRSKASKVFRDYLDGEEFVEVETPILTKSSPEGARDYLVPSRVHEGEFFALPQSPQIYKQLLMVGGLERYYQIARCFRDEDLRADRQPEFTQVDIEASFLQQDDLLPMMEELMAKLLRETKGIELELPFQRITYADAMGKYGSDKPDLRFGMELVEMNDIVANSGVKVFASVIEKGGEVKVLNAKGCGTWSRKEIDDLGPFAARYGAKGLAWIQVKDGEFKGPIVKFFTPEEIEAVKERTGAEDGDLLLFSADTKKVVADVLGALRLKIGRQLGLIDDSKFKFAWVVDFPLLGYDEDAKRYVAEHHPFTRPKDEDVHLFDTDPGAIRAQAYDLVLNGYEVGGGSMRIYKRDVQEKMFAALGLSPEVANEKFGYLLEAFEYGTPPHGGIAFGLDRLVMLLAGRTNLRETIAFPKTASATDLLMNAPSEVDDSQLEQLHIRVARKPVAEKK